The Litoribacterium kuwaitense DNA window AGTTACTATTTTATCGACACTACCATTAGAAAAAGGTAATTCCCGTGCATCCCAAACATTAATTTGCACCTTTAAATCGTCAAGATTACTCTTAGCAACCTTTGTGACTATATCAGATATATCTCCACCAACTATCTGATTTGCAGGGTATGTGGCTCGTTCAGACAAAATTGTGCCTGAACCACAACAAGGATCTACGAAAATATCTGTCGATTTAGGATCTGACAACCACACCATCGCATGAGCTACAGTAGGAAGTAATGATGCACGAGAGAACCGTCGATTCTCATTGCGAAAACGAAACGTCGCATCTGTAAGTCGAAATGAAAAAATCACATTATGATGTTCAATGTCGAGCCTGAATTCTACCTGATGATTTTGAGACGTTCCAATGTTCCAATCAGGGTACCGCTGTTTAATGCCCTCCATTGCTTTTTTTGCCACGTCAAAACGACTATAGGTTTGTTTTCCTTTACGACTTGCATTTACCCAATATGAATCTTTATGATCAATAAAATCCAAGTCTAACTGGGATATTTGCTTACTTACCTGAGATAAGTGCTTTTTATGTGGACCAATTTGAAATTGGTCAATTACCTGAAACAAATTATCTGCCGATTTTAAAGAACTTAAGCATGAAAAAGGCTCAGGTGTGCTAAAGAATACCTTCCCTCTATTTATTTGAATTACTTCAGAATCACGCAATTTGATGCTAATTTCATTTGATAAAACGTATTCTAATCCTGGTAATACGCTCGCAAAATAAAGAGTCATACTAACGCCTCCCAATTTTTGAACACCGTTTTGAGAACACAAAAAAGTCGTGAATGAACCAACCAAGATTCATCACGACCTTTTTGTAGACCAAATCTATAAACTGTTTTTACACGTAAGTGCAGACAGTATAATTAACGGCATTATGATGGTTTAGTTCATTGACTTCTGATGCTTGAAAAGTACACGACAAAATACCCCCATCTAAAAGAGGGGTTTTTCAAGTATCATTTTTATTCGATTTGTGATTATCGAATAACTGTCAAGAACACTGCCATCATCATAATTAGAATACCTCCACAAATTTAATCTAACTATTATCTTAGAACATTTGATTTTAAAAATCAATGTGGGACTGTCAAGAATTTTGTGTAAATAAGAATGCTTTTTTGTATACATTGTTTAGCTTTTCGTTTGAAACATGGCAACCAGTTCCGAACGTACCTGATCAAACCCACGGTGGCAACGGGTGGCGAGTACTGATCAACCTGGAAACCTAGAAACCGTTCAAGTGACTCTTCGCTCGGAAATTGTTATTACGATTACTATATTTCTTGATCTGTAAACCCTAACCTCCAGTAAAATAACATCACGATCTATTTTACCAAAGTAGTAGGTTGATTGAGCAAATGTGTAAAATCTAATCTGAATATCTTTAGGTGGTATTAACGAGAGAAGTTACCCGTTATGAATAAATGACCCTTTGTTTATAACGGGTTTTTTTAAAAATTTGAACAGTTTGTTGTAATAAGTTCCAAAATGACCTTCGGAAGCGAATAAACAGTTCAAAAAAACTGTGAAAATAACTTTTTTATGAAACTAAGTTGTCTACTCCACACTCTAATAAGTGTCAGATAAAAGGAGTGTTTCCCTAAATATGAAAACAGAACTTGAAGAACAATTTTTAAGAATGTTAGAGGAGAATAAAAATGACTTTTATAAGCTTTCATACAGTTATGTGAAGACAGAGGCTAATTCGTTAGATATGGTCAGTGAGGCAATTTATAGTGCATTAAAGTCACTTCCAGGACTTAAAGAACCTAAATATATGAAAACTTGGTTTTATCGCATACTAATCAATACGTGCAAGCAGTTTCTAAAAAAGAATAAGAGGATTGTTTATACAAGTGATCTTTTAGAGCATATTCCTGCTGATATGGTAGACAGAGACGAATTATTGAACCTTTATAATGAAGTACAACGACTTTCCCCTAAATATCGCGAGGTCATTTTTTGAAGTATTACCAACAAATGACGATTGAAGAGATATCAACAGTATTACAACGAAATCAAAATACAATAAAGTCTCGTTTGAAAAGAGCCATTGCTATGCTAAAAAAACAGATCGGGGGAAGTGTCATTGAATAAGAAATTAAATGAACTACACAAAATTTATAAACATATTGAAGTCCCTACAAAGCTTGATGAAACAATGAAAGGTGTAATTCAACAAGGACACGGAAAAAGGTTACAATACATAAATAAAAGAAATAAAAAAATAAAAATGATCGGGACTACGGCTGCTGGATTATTTCTTAGCGTAGCACTTGCGCTAAACACTAGTGCCGCTTTTGCACAAACGCTCTACAATATTCCCGGTGTTGAAGACATTGCTCGGTTAATTACATTTAGAGACTACGAATTTGAGAATGAAACATCAAAGGGAAGCGTTCACAGTCCCGTTGTCGATTATGAACAAGATAAGTCCATTGAAAATAAGATCAATGAAATTATTCAACAAAAACTCGACTCTGTTTTAAAAGAGCAAGAGCAATTAGATGCCGAATATAAAAAAGCATTTATTGAAACAGGAGGAAAAGAGTCAGAATTTCGCAAGGTAGA harbors:
- a CDS encoding DUF3298 and DUF4163 domain-containing protein; the encoded protein is MNKKLNELHKIYKHIEVPTKLDETMKGVIQQGHGKRLQYINKRNKKIKMIGTTAAGLFLSVALALNTSAAFAQTLYNIPGVEDIARLITFRDYEFENETSKGSVHSPVVDYEQDKSIENKINEIIQQKLDSVLKEQEQLDAEYKKAFIETGGKESEFRKVETTIDYKIGYSDETILSFEIYKHQTLAPAYNENAYYTFNLETGELLTLKDFLGQDFKTIVTEKVTKEMEERMKTNPEDTYDTHFHEISPIDENHSFYINKEGEIVVTFAKYEVAAGYMGVQEFSVGHIDR
- a CDS encoding RNA polymerase sigma factor translates to MKYYQQMTIEEISTVLQRNQNTIKSRLKRAIAMLKKQIGGSVIE
- a CDS encoding EmtA family 23S rRNA (guanine(2470)) methyltransferase, with translation MTLYFASVLPGLEYVLSNEISIKLRDSEVIQINRGKVFFSTPEPFSCLSSLKSADNLFQVIDQFQIGPHKKHLSQVSKQISQLDLDFIDHKDSYWVNASRKGKQTYSRFDVAKKAMEGIKQRYPDWNIGTSQNHQVEFRLDIEHHNVIFSFRLTDATFRFRNENRRFSRASLLPTVAHAMVWLSDPKSTDIFVDPCCGSGTILSERATYPANQIVGGDISDIVTKVAKSNLDDLKVQINVWDARELPFSNGSVDKIVTNLPFGRQISLDEDLELFNHHIMNEICRILKPNGRAIILSESVNQLFWEVKRLGLFCLEYYPLSLKGVNPTLFVFEKQKMISKRDLL
- a CDS encoding sigma factor; its protein translation is MKTELEEQFLRMLEENKNDFYKLSYSYVKTEANSLDMVSEAIYSALKSLPGLKEPKYMKTWFYRILINTCKQFLKKNKRIVYTSDLLEHIPADMVDRDELLNLYNEVQRLSPKYREVIF